In a genomic window of Bernardetia sp.:
- a CDS encoding T9SS type A sorting domain-containing protein, producing the protein MNNRSFYFKMRWLLSLVALGLITTTCFWLFQKLDTENHDTQAILNLPDYQFDTNPEFLKGKEKLAYYKALSKKYAGWTKKDMKKLPKKDRIDLAWIQNYELTADPITGEVAMDARIKANEQTDIRVTEAINQRRIDNVNWVERGPNNVGGRTRAIMYDPNDATGRKVWAGGVGGGLWYTNDITETNPTWVAVDNFWENIAISTIAYDPSNTQVFYVGTGEGWLNGGAQFGAGIWKTTDGGATWNRLASSTLAVTPEFAYITKIVVTPTGRVLATCRNGANGGVYSSVDGGNNWLEVLDAEGGADLEVAANGDIYASINFLRQYGYSTGQIHKSTTDGATWTNITPASIPATSSRIELASAPTDAQVVYAIGSDGSNIAFFKKTVDGGTLWTDVTVPKYLEQGTCAPGTQDFTRGQSWYDLILKVNPTDADHVVVGGIDVHRSTDGGNTWTGISYWTGGCGEYVHADIHEFAYKPGSGDEMLVGSDGGISRSANIQAATPNFADKNSGYNVTQFYAVAMDPANLSANFLAGAQDNGTQRFTILGTNPTTEATGGDGAFCFIDQDNSDIQISSYVYNNYRISTDGGNTFTPVATSNDGSFINPTDYDDATNLLYSYRASNGSLYRWAIPAGTKTGITVSNATGNTTHLKASPYSPAGTTTLYVGTSTGRVVRIANAHTGTSFTGTDISSAAMQGSVSVSSIEFGASENEIIVTYSNYGSTVQNVWYTNDGGTTWVSKDNGHGLPNMPVRWAMFNPNDTRQVLIATETGVWSTDDITAAPAADFWEPTSTGLANTRCDMLQIRESDNLVAVATHGRGLFTTNAFSPPAALFGIDKNLVYAGTNVLFTDYSAGATSWSWDFGTDATPATANTVGPHTVTYSTPGVKTITLTINGGGSADFTMTKTITVLPNRNVPYELTDGGNFEVNATDFAAQNVTGATNWERGNSAITGKDGVVSGANAWVTGLTEGQYGNNSHSNLYTPNFNFSAPGAYTLSFQTKHDFEDDWDGMIVEYSTNKGTSWTKLGATVTGANWYNSTTAGNTDFGSTGTTIMSGVVASYSLKTIDISSLAGNADVAFRVVFRSDGAVQDIGGAIDDFQIEFVPSLPLINLSVSANSGTEDAATVITVTATASSAVSADETVDLAVTGTGITVGDYTLSNTTITIPNGGTTGTVTFTVVDDTDVEPTETATLTIANPSAGVLIGTTSSQDVTIIDNDTPTITLGTITPTTYCAGETISVPFTTTNTGNFGAGNTFTAQLSDASGNFTTPVATQVGTSPISLTIPAAATTGTAYRVRVIASDPNTVVSNESADLTIGALPLSRTIAANPTSVVTGSASTIEVPNSQTGVNYQLQNVSTGNTNVGAPQAGNGGTLTFATGNLNADTDFRIVATNPTGSCETILNTVTVTVTPTPTITLGTINPTTYCAGETVSIPFTTANPFNAGNTFTAQLSDASGNFTTPIATQVGTSPISLTIPATTTTGTGYKVRVVSSDPVVNSNESANLTINALPAARTIVANPVSVGNGGISDIEVPNSEVGVNYQLQITPANTNVGAPQAGNNGTLKFSTGGLTSTTSFRVVATNATTSCSSIFNTVTVGVSTGGGGATTPPLGVPTAFTATGVSTSQINLSWTAVNGATGYLLYTGRTLIATISSGSTTTFEHTGLNPDTYYTYRLVATNGGAQSQAAQANASTFPEAPTVVSNTPSCGTGRVRLVLSGSGSVFRIYVEETGGNLIDQTNTANYSTPVISQTTVYYISVVGLRGLESERTRVEAVVSPTIEASITEGTSVRSCDASTVLTANDVADATYTWLVSGVEIENTNSNTFTVNRSGNYQVRITKGVCTTTSAFTNVRLNYAPPAEILNGIATTFCENGTLRAAEATNATYSWTLEGTVVGTEREVSVSESGEYTLTVTESGCSATDVIQVNVVSLPEISLTTSADSFCPGNSVVLTTDEIAGATYTWNRNGRIIRRDAGNVLEVTTAGEYTVTAIQTGCSVTSNSVNVERIAVETAYLRETETTLFVEPASASAQISNVTWMRDGEEDASLSGETITPIVDGNYSAIVTYDTGCSTQTRTVFFTVPEDPVTGEDEELAKAFRIYPNPSNGTFRIELGEVKDEVTITVMDALGRVVKTDVIPALSDSYSLNLARFASGAYTIQLKTEKGIIIKKLMKE; encoded by the coding sequence ATGAACAATAGAAGCTTCTACTTCAAAATGAGGTGGCTTCTGTCTTTAGTGGCACTTGGTCTAATAACAACCACCTGCTTTTGGCTATTCCAAAAACTAGATACAGAAAACCACGACACGCAAGCGATTCTCAATTTGCCAGACTATCAGTTTGATACAAACCCTGAATTTTTGAAGGGAAAGGAAAAACTGGCTTACTACAAAGCTCTAAGCAAAAAATACGCAGGATGGACAAAGAAGGATATGAAAAAACTTCCTAAAAAAGACCGTATTGATCTAGCTTGGATTCAAAATTATGAACTTACTGCTGATCCAATTACAGGAGAGGTTGCTATGGATGCTCGTATAAAAGCCAATGAACAGACAGATATTAGAGTTACTGAGGCTATTAATCAACGACGTATTGACAATGTAAATTGGGTAGAGCGTGGACCTAATAATGTGGGAGGACGTACTCGTGCAATTATGTATGATCCAAATGATGCTACAGGCAGAAAAGTATGGGCTGGTGGTGTTGGAGGAGGTCTTTGGTATACCAATGATATTACTGAAACAAATCCTACTTGGGTAGCTGTAGATAATTTTTGGGAAAATATTGCTATTTCTACAATAGCTTATGATCCTTCCAATACACAAGTTTTTTATGTAGGAACTGGTGAAGGTTGGCTTAATGGAGGCGCACAATTTGGAGCTGGTATTTGGAAAACTACTGACGGAGGTGCTACTTGGAACCGTCTAGCATCTTCTACACTAGCTGTAACTCCTGAGTTTGCCTATATCACAAAAATTGTTGTTACACCCACAGGTAGAGTATTAGCTACTTGCCGTAATGGAGCTAATGGTGGAGTTTATTCTTCTGTTGATGGAGGTAATAACTGGTTAGAAGTTCTTGATGCAGAAGGTGGTGCTGATTTAGAGGTAGCAGCAAATGGAGATATATATGCTTCTATTAACTTTCTAAGACAATACGGCTATAGTACAGGACAAATTCATAAATCTACTACTGATGGTGCTACATGGACTAATATTACGCCTGCTTCTATTCCAGCTACTAGTTCAAGAATAGAACTGGCATCTGCTCCTACAGATGCTCAAGTAGTTTATGCTATAGGAAGTGATGGTAGTAATATTGCCTTTTTTAAGAAGACTGTAGATGGAGGAACTCTTTGGACAGATGTTACTGTGCCAAAATATCTTGAACAAGGAACTTGTGCACCAGGAACACAGGATTTTACTCGTGGACAATCTTGGTATGATTTGATATTGAAAGTAAATCCTACTGATGCAGATCATGTAGTTGTTGGAGGTATTGATGTACATCGTAGTACAGATGGAGGAAATACTTGGACAGGTATTTCTTATTGGACAGGTGGATGTGGAGAGTATGTTCACGCAGATATACACGAGTTTGCTTATAAGCCAGGTAGTGGTGATGAAATGCTTGTAGGTAGTGACGGAGGTATTTCTCGTAGTGCAAACATACAAGCAGCAACCCCTAACTTTGCTGATAAAAATTCAGGATATAATGTTACACAGTTTTATGCTGTAGCTATGGATCCTGCAAACCTTTCAGCTAATTTCTTGGCAGGTGCTCAAGATAATGGTACACAACGTTTCACCATTTTAGGGACAAACCCTACTACTGAAGCAACAGGAGGTGATGGAGCATTTTGTTTTATTGACCAAGACAATTCTGATATTCAAATCAGCTCTTATGTATATAATAATTATCGAATTTCTACGGATGGTGGTAATACTTTTACGCCAGTAGCAACGTCTAATGATGGTTCTTTTATCAATCCAACAGACTATGATGATGCTACAAATTTGCTATATTCTTATAGAGCTAGTAATGGTAGTTTATATAGATGGGCAATTCCTGCAGGAACAAAGACAGGTATAACAGTTTCTAATGCGACAGGAAATACTACACATTTAAAGGCATCTCCTTATTCTCCTGCTGGTACAACAACTCTTTATGTTGGTACAAGTACAGGTAGAGTTGTGAGAATAGCAAATGCTCATACAGGAACGTCATTTACAGGTACTGATATATCAAGTGCTGCAATGCAAGGATCTGTTTCAGTTTCATCTATTGAATTTGGTGCTAGTGAAAATGAAATTATCGTTACTTATTCTAACTATGGTTCTACAGTTCAAAATGTATGGTATACAAATGATGGAGGAACTACTTGGGTAAGCAAAGATAATGGACATGGATTACCTAATATGCCAGTACGTTGGGCAATGTTTAACCCTAATGATACTAGACAAGTTTTGATTGCTACTGAAACAGGTGTTTGGAGTACCGATGATATTACTGCAGCTCCTGCTGCTGATTTTTGGGAGCCTACTAGCACAGGACTTGCAAATACTCGCTGTGATATGTTACAAATTCGTGAATCTGATAATTTAGTTGCTGTAGCTACTCATGGTAGAGGTTTATTTACTACAAATGCTTTTTCTCCTCCAGCAGCATTATTTGGTATTGATAAAAATTTGGTATATGCTGGGACAAATGTTTTATTTACTGATTATTCTGCAGGAGCTACAAGTTGGAGTTGGGATTTTGGAACAGATGCAACACCTGCTACTGCAAACACAGTTGGACCTCATACAGTAACTTATTCTACACCAGGTGTTAAAACTATTACACTCACTATTAATGGAGGAGGTTCGGCAGACTTTACCATGACAAAAACAATTACAGTTTTACCTAACCGTAATGTGCCTTATGAATTAACAGATGGTGGGAATTTTGAAGTAAATGCAACCGATTTTGCTGCACAAAACGTAACAGGAGCTACTAACTGGGAAAGAGGAAACTCAGCCATTACTGGAAAAGATGGAGTTGTTAGTGGTGCTAATGCTTGGGTTACAGGATTAACAGAAGGTCAATATGGTAATAATTCACACTCAAACCTCTATACACCTAATTTTAATTTCTCTGCACCAGGTGCTTATACATTATCATTCCAAACAAAACATGATTTCGAAGACGATTGGGATGGTATGATAGTAGAGTATTCTACAAATAAGGGTACATCTTGGACTAAGCTAGGAGCTACTGTTACTGGAGCGAACTGGTATAATTCTACTACTGCTGGAAATACAGATTTTGGTTCGACAGGAACTACTATTATGTCAGGCGTAGTTGCTAGTTACTCTTTAAAAACTATTGATATATCTTCTTTAGCAGGTAATGCAGATGTAGCTTTCAGAGTAGTATTTAGGTCTGACGGAGCTGTACAAGATATAGGAGGGGCAATAGATGATTTTCAAATTGAATTTGTACCTTCGTTGCCTTTAATCAATCTTTCTGTAAGTGCAAACAGTGGAACAGAAGATGCTGCAACAGTTATTACAGTTACAGCAACAGCTTCTTCTGCTGTTAGTGCTGATGAAACTGTAGATTTAGCAGTTACAGGAACAGGTATTACAGTAGGAGATTATACGCTTAGTAATACGACTATTACTATTCCTAATGGAGGTACAACAGGTACTGTAACATTTACAGTAGTAGATGATACTGACGTAGAACCTACTGAAACAGCAACATTAACAATTGCTAATCCATCTGCTGGTGTTCTTATAGGAACTACATCTTCTCAAGATGTAACCATCATAGATAATGATACGCCAACAATCACGTTGGGAACTATCACTCCAACAACATATTGTGCTGGTGAGACTATCAGTGTGCCATTTACTACAACTAATACTGGTAACTTTGGTGCTGGCAATACATTTACAGCACAGCTTTCTGATGCAAGTGGTAACTTTACAACTCCTGTTGCAACACAAGTAGGTACAAGTCCTATTAGCTTGACTATTCCTGCTGCTGCAACAACAGGAACAGCATACAGAGTAAGAGTTATTGCTTCTGACCCTAACACGGTAGTTAGTAATGAGTCTGCTGACCTTACTATCGGAGCTTTACCTCTTAGCAGAACGATAGCAGCGAACCCTACATCCGTAGTAACAGGCTCAGCTAGTACAATTGAAGTTCCAAACTCTCAAACAGGAGTTAATTATCAACTTCAAAATGTCTCTACTGGAAATACAAATGTGGGAGCTCCACAAGCAGGTAACGGAGGAACACTTACATTTGCTACTGGAAACCTTAATGCTGATACAGACTTTAGAATTGTAGCAACAAATCCAACTGGAAGTTGTGAAACAATACTAAATACAGTTACGGTTACAGTTACACCAACTCCAACAATTACGTTGGGAACAATTAATCCAACTACATACTGTGCAGGAGAAACGGTTAGTATTCCGTTTACTACAGCTAATCCGTTCAATGCTGGCAATACATTTACAGCACAGCTTTCTGATGCAAGTGGTAATTTTACAACTCCTATTGCAACGCAAGTAGGTACAAGCCCAATTAGCTTGACTATTCCTGCTACAACAACAACAGGAACAGGCTATAAGGTAAGAGTTGTATCATCAGACCCAGTAGTAAACAGCAACGAATCTGCTAACCTTACTATCAATGCCCTACCTGCTGCTAGAACAATAGTAGCTAATCCAGTCTCTGTAGGGAATGGAGGTATTAGTGATATTGAAGTACCAAACTCTGAAGTAGGTGTTAATTATCAATTACAAATAACACCAGCAAATACGAATGTAGGAGCTCCACAAGCAGGAAATAATGGTACGCTTAAATTTTCTACGGGAGGTCTAACTTCAACAACTAGCTTTAGAGTAGTAGCAACAAATGCCACAACTTCTTGTAGTAGTATATTCAACACAGTTACTGTTGGCGTTTCGACAGGAGGTGGAGGAGCAACTACACCACCACTTGGAGTACCAACAGCTTTCACTGCAACAGGAGTTTCTACTTCTCAGATTAACCTTTCTTGGACGGCAGTAAATGGTGCAACAGGTTACTTGCTTTATACGGGAAGAACGCTTATAGCAACTATTTCTTCTGGCTCAACTACTACTTTTGAGCATACAGGCTTGAATCCAGATACTTACTATACTTATAGGTTAGTAGCTACTAATGGAGGCGCACAATCACAAGCTGCACAAGCAAATGCAAGTACATTCCCTGAAGCTCCAACAGTGGTATCAAATACACCTAGTTGTGGAACAGGTAGAGTTAGGTTAGTGCTTAGTGGTAGTGGTTCTGTATTTAGAATCTATGTAGAAGAAACAGGAGGAAATCTCATAGACCAAACAAATACAGCAAATTATTCAACACCTGTAATTAGCCAAACAACGGTTTATTATATTAGTGTTGTTGGTTTGAGAGGTTTAGAAAGTGAGCGTACAAGAGTAGAGGCTGTTGTAAGTCCTACTATTGAAGCGAGTATTACAGAAGGTACATCTGTTCGTAGTTGTGATGCTTCTACTGTACTTACAGCAAATGATGTAGCAGATGCAACCTATACTTGGCTTGTAAGTGGTGTAGAAATAGAGAATACAAACTCTAATACATTTACTGTAAATCGTAGTGGTAATTACCAAGTACGCATAACTAAAGGTGTTTGTACTACTACTTCTGCATTTACTAATGTAAGATTGAACTATGCTCCTCCAGCAGAAATTTTGAATGGAATAGCTACTACTTTCTGTGAAAATGGAACACTTAGAGCAGCAGAGGCAACTAATGCAACATACTCTTGGACGCTTGAGGGAACTGTTGTAGGAACTGAAAGAGAAGTTTCAGTTTCTGAATCTGGAGAATATACACTTACAGTTACAGAAAGTGGTTGTTCAGCTACTGATGTAATACAAGTAAATGTTGTTTCTTTACCTGAAATATCTTTAACAACTTCAGCAGATAGTTTCTGTCCAGGAAACAGTGTAGTACTTACTACAGATGAAATTGCTGGTGCAACTTATACTTGGAATAGAAATGGAAGAATCATCCGTAGAGATGCTGGAAATGTTCTTGAAGTAACTACAGCAGGAGAATATACTGTTACAGCTATTCAAACGGGATGTAGCGTAACTTCAAATAGTGTAAATGTAGAGCGTATTGCTGTTGAGACAGCTTATTTGCGTGAAACAGAAACTACTCTTTTTGTTGAGCCTGCTTCAGCTTCTGCTCAAATTTCAAATGTTACTTGGATGAGAGATGGCGAAGAAGATGCATCACTTTCTGGAGAAACAATTACTCCAATTGTAGATGGCAATTATTCAGCTATTGTTACTTACGACACAGGTTGTTCTACTCAAACTCGTACAGTATTCTTCACTGTTCCAGAAGACCCAGTTACAGGTGAGGACGAGGAATTAGCCAAAGCATTCCGTATCTATCCAAACCCTAGTAATGGAACATTCAGAATAGAATTAGGAGAAGTAAAAGACGAAGTTACAATTACTGTAATGGATGCACTTGGTCGTGTAGTGAAAACAGATGTTATTCCTGCACTTTCAGATTCTTATAGCTTGAATTTGGCAAGATTTGCATCAGGAGCTTATACTATCCAACTCAAAACTGAAAAAGGAATTATCATTAAGAAATTAATGAAAGAATAA
- a CDS encoding translocation/assembly module TamB domain-containing protein: MQKLKKIYHRLAIYLRWFMIRVGRVIRFSIKFSLGVFIFLLLITLVAQYSGTQTWAAKIGASYLSERLGFPITIERLYFSDIDKITLIDLKVIDNTNRLFIDSDTLNADLALRKILEGKVIQIDDLELQGTQFNMTLNPATDSWNINELVKAIAGLSPTDTTKKTKAIPFLINKATLRNVQFSLHNPTKDSLENGLFDYNHFTISQIHGELDYFRVYKDTVELNVKNGSLIEPFVDFPVTNLDVFFRYTNNSLEFLNLDAKIGKSHLKDTLIFRYDSTAYLSYNFIDKVDIYANLQNAQLDFEDLARFAPSLRAYDERLVATGLVRGTVDDLRSKDLRIDFANQSFVDGKVAIRGLPDLENSFLDLRFKDARLTVSDIKQYISAADYRTIQPLGMVNFSGEFLGFPSDFVANGQFKTSLGNAVTDIHLNTIEKTYEGQLKLVRFQAGKLARSSFLGQITANGEINGKGFTKKEADLKVKAKVDSITIRNKFKDYAYKDIAVDGRLKYPSFTGELTINDANLVGDMRGKIDLQDSVVNGRIRIISSDLQNMGLSDKIANLQGNGNFNLKGLTLNSITGTAEIRQAKIDYNKNKLALSVISLNSTLENGFRDIHLESDYIDLDIKGEFQLQDAIDDAVSTFKEYQLEFLNDSASQVSYYEKKKEQLKKKPAEKTPYTIDYAIDVKKINPLVQLFEPKFFIASDSKFEGTFERNLDKNQVEFTLDAYIDSLSYQDLALYKTDIKLDAIKPLDSMGVDVQTNIFSERQYYTSAISAEKLRLDAQWFGREILFDTYIKRQTKDDNIALKGSLNITDSIYSLNLINPEFLVLGNTWRSDSSVRIGIRKDEIRFEDKFVLQSDSQRIEILGKISKEPNSVLNVGLLNVDLEPFGIFLGQDLEGKASGEAFISGVYDTLKLENNLNLQKVAMAGIPIGNLHTESVWNSEEQKLNIEAYLAYGRREVVDISGYYSPKEEESPLNLDAKIIGMKLNIIEPFLNVVADGFKGDVYGAVKIKGKPNQIRLIGEAFVSGGSFRVDYLNTIYHFDDKITFTENQIGVDRLRLYDDADNIAFLDGGIYHDGFQNFVMQLRGEMTKMKVLDTKPIHNDIFYGTAYATGDFELFGALEQLGITINAKSEAGTRIYLPLSNPEAVSTQSFIRFVNHTDSTLMDSLESRLKKEDLSSLKMEFNLDITPDAYMELIFDKKVGDVIRGNGKGRLKMIIDTKGDFNMYGDVEIVKGAYNFTFLNVINKEFTVDRGSHITWSGDPFAAQVDLTAKYEQMASLAPIITAADSTVLASQEVRRRYPVVVDLFLKGDLLTPDISFDININEYPALIIAGGTPVSLESYVAAFKTRIQNDDQEMNKQVFSLILLRRLSAQNAFEGINQSAGSSVSELLSNQLSNLISQVDENLEIDLNVQGLDAEALNTLQLRLSYSFFEGRVRVTREGAFTNVQNQANLASIAGDWTVEYLILPDGKLRMKAYHKNNINTFNTALENNSTAGASLLKIFTFDSFKELFKFKKKKKKTPFIQDNEIRIEE; this comes from the coding sequence TTGCAAAAATTAAAGAAAATATATCATCGTCTTGCGATTTACCTCCGTTGGTTTATGATACGAGTAGGTAGGGTGATTCGCTTTTCGATTAAGTTTTCTTTGGGAGTATTTATTTTTTTATTGCTCATTACGCTTGTGGCTCAATATTCGGGTACACAGACGTGGGCAGCCAAAATTGGAGCATCTTATTTGAGCGAAAGACTAGGATTTCCTATTACGATAGAAAGACTTTATTTTTCAGATATTGACAAAATTACGCTCATTGATTTAAAGGTAATTGATAATACAAATAGACTTTTTATAGACTCTGATACGCTCAATGCAGATTTGGCTTTGCGAAAAATTTTGGAAGGAAAAGTTATTCAGATAGATGATTTGGAATTGCAAGGAACACAGTTTAATATGACACTCAATCCTGCCACAGATTCTTGGAATATTAATGAATTAGTCAAGGCGATTGCTGGGCTTTCACCAACAGATACTACTAAAAAAACAAAAGCCATTCCTTTTCTAATCAATAAGGCTACCTTACGTAACGTTCAGTTTTCACTTCACAATCCTACAAAGGATTCTTTAGAAAATGGACTTTTCGACTACAACCATTTTACCATTAGTCAGATTCATGGAGAATTAGACTATTTCAGAGTATATAAAGATACTGTCGAACTCAATGTAAAAAATGGAAGCCTTATTGAGCCATTTGTAGATTTTCCAGTTACAAATTTGGATGTCTTTTTCCGATATACGAATAACTCCCTAGAGTTTTTAAATCTTGATGCAAAAATAGGTAAAAGTCATTTGAAAGACACTCTCATTTTTAGATACGACAGTACAGCATATTTATCCTACAATTTTATAGACAAAGTAGATATTTATGCTAATCTACAAAATGCCCAACTAGATTTTGAAGATTTAGCACGTTTTGCTCCCTCGCTTAGGGCTTACGATGAGCGTTTGGTAGCGACAGGCTTAGTGCGTGGTACAGTAGATGACTTGCGTTCTAAAGACCTAAGAATAGATTTTGCCAATCAAAGTTTTGTTGATGGAAAAGTAGCCATTCGTGGTTTGCCAGACCTTGAAAACTCTTTTCTTGACTTGCGTTTTAAAGATGCTCGTCTGACGGTTTCAGATATAAAGCAATATATTTCTGCTGCTGATTATCGTACCATTCAGCCGTTGGGAATGGTAAATTTTTCGGGTGAGTTTTTAGGGTTTCCCTCCGATTTTGTGGCTAACGGACAATTTAAAACTTCTTTAGGAAATGCCGTTACAGACATTCACTTAAATACGATTGAAAAAACGTATGAAGGACAGTTGAAGTTAGTTAGATTTCAAGCTGGAAAACTAGCAAGAAGTAGCTTTCTAGGGCAAATTACAGCTAATGGAGAAATAAATGGAAAAGGATTTACAAAAAAAGAAGCTGATTTAAAAGTAAAGGCAAAAGTAGATAGCATAACGATAAGAAATAAATTTAAAGACTATGCCTATAAAGACATTGCTGTTGATGGACGTTTGAAATATCCTTCTTTTACTGGAGAACTAACTATCAATGATGCCAATTTGGTGGGAGATATGCGTGGAAAGATAGATTTACAAGATAGCGTAGTGAATGGCAGAATACGTATTATTAGCTCTGACTTACAAAATATGGGGCTTTCAGATAAAATTGCTAACCTTCAAGGTAATGGAAATTTCAATTTGAAAGGATTGACCCTAAACTCTATCACAGGAACAGCAGAAATACGACAAGCAAAAATAGACTACAACAAAAATAAATTAGCACTAAGTGTAATTTCTCTCAATTCTACATTAGAAAATGGTTTTCGTGATATTCACTTGGAGTCAGATTATATAGATTTAGATATAAAGGGAGAGTTTCAGTTGCAAGATGCTATTGATGATGCTGTTAGTACCTTCAAAGAATATCAGTTGGAGTTTCTCAATGATTCAGCCTCACAGGTTTCATATTATGAGAAGAAAAAAGAACAACTGAAAAAAAAACCTGCTGAAAAAACACCTTATACAATAGATTATGCCATTGATGTAAAAAAAATAAATCCTTTAGTTCAGCTTTTTGAACCTAAATTTTTTATTGCATCTGATTCAAAATTTGAAGGGACATTTGAGCGTAATTTAGACAAAAATCAAGTAGAATTTACATTAGACGCCTACATTGATTCGCTTTCTTATCAAGACTTAGCTCTCTACAAAACAGATATAAAATTAGATGCTATAAAGCCATTAGATTCAATGGGAGTAGATGTTCAGACTAATATTTTCTCTGAAAGACAGTATTATACCTCTGCTATTTCTGCCGAAAAGCTAAGGTTAGATGCACAGTGGTTTGGAAGAGAAATATTGTTCGATACCTACATAAAAAGACAAACTAAAGACGACAACATTGCTCTCAAAGGTTCGCTCAATATTACAGATTCTATTTATTCCCTCAATCTAATCAATCCAGAATTTTTAGTCTTGGGAAATACATGGAGAAGCGATTCATCTGTTAGAATAGGCATACGTAAAGATGAAATTCGTTTTGAAGATAAGTTTGTTTTGCAAAGTGATAGTCAGCGAATAGAAATATTAGGTAAAATATCTAAAGAACCTAACTCTGTGTTGAATGTAGGTTTGTTGAATGTAGATTTAGAGCCTTTTGGAATATTTTTGGGGCAAGATTTGGAAGGAAAAGCGAGTGGAGAGGCATTTATTAGTGGGGTGTATGACACACTCAAATTAGAAAATAATTTGAATCTGCAAAAAGTAGCGATGGCAGGCATTCCCATCGGAAATCTTCATACTGAATCAGTTTGGAACAGCGAAGAACAAAAACTCAATATTGAAGCCTATTTAGCGTATGGAAGGCGTGAAGTAGTCGATATTTCTGGATATTATTCGCCAAAAGAAGAGGAAAGTCCTCTAAACTTAGATGCCAAAATTATTGGAATGAAATTAAATATTATTGAGCCATTTTTGAATGTGGTGGCAGATGGCTTCAAAGGAGATGTTTATGGAGCAGTAAAGATAAAGGGAAAGCCCAATCAAATTCGTCTTATCGGAGAGGCTTTCGTAAGTGGAGGTAGTTTTAGGGTAGATTACTTAAATACAATATATCATTTTGATGATAAAATCACGTTTACAGAAAATCAAATTGGTGTAGATAGATTGCGCCTCTATGACGATGCTGATAATATTGCCTTTTTAGACGGAGGTATTTATCACGATGGCTTTCAAAATTTTGTAATGCAACTGCGTGGAGAAATGACAAAAATGAAAGTATTGGACACCAAACCCATTCATAACGACATTTTCTACGGAACAGCTTATGCTACTGGAGATTTTGAGCTTTTTGGAGCGTTGGAGCAATTAGGAATAACCATCAATGCCAAAAGCGAAGCAGGAACACGGATTTATTTACCTCTTTCCAATCCAGAAGCCGTTTCTACACAGTCATTTATTCGTTTTGTCAATCATACAGATTCTACACTGATGGATTCTTTGGAAAGCCGTTTGAAAAAAGAGGATTTGTCTAGCTTGAAAATGGAATTTAACCTAGATATTACTCCAGATGCTTATATGGAACTTATTTTTGATAAAAAAGTTGGGGATGTAATTCGTGGTAATGGAAAAGGAAGGCTAAAGATGATTATCGACACAAAAGGAGATTTCAATATGTACGGAGATGTAGAAATTGTAAAGGGAGCATATAATTTTACGTTTTTGAATGTTATCAATAAAGAATTTACGGTAGATAGAGGAAGTCATATTACGTGGAGTGGAGACCCTTTTGCAGCACAAGTAGATTTAACAGCAAAATATGAACAAATGGCTTCCCTCGCTCCTATCATTACAGCAGCAGACAGTACTGTTTTGGCGAGCCAAGAAGTGAGAAGACGTTATCCAGTGGTAGTGGATTTATTTCTAAAAGGCGATTTGCTCACACCAGATATTAGCTTTGACATTAATATAAACGAATATCCAGCTCTTATTATAGCAGGAGGAACACCAGTTTCTTTAGAATCGTATGTGGCAGCCTTCAAAACTCGTATTCAGAACGACGACCAAGAGATGAACAAACAAGTGTTTAGTCTGATTTTGCTACGGCGTTTGTCAGCCCAAAATGCTTTTGAAGGAATCAATCAGTCGGCTGGAAGTAGTGTGAGCGAACTTTTGTCCAACCAACTAAGTAATCTCATTTCCCAAGTCGATGAAAATTTAGAAATTGATTTGAATGTGCAAGGACTTGATGCAGAGGCTTTAAACACATTACAACTGCGTCTTTCCTATTCCTTTTTTGAGGGAAGAGTACGTGTAACTCGTGAAGGAGCATTTACCAACGTACAAAATCAAGCCAACCTTGCTAGCATAGCAGGAGACTGGACAGTAGAATATCTGATTTTGCCAGATGGAAAACTGCGTATGAAAGCCTATCATAAGAACAACATCAATACCTTCAACACAGCCTTAGAAAATAATTCTACAGCAGGAGCAAGTTTGTTAAAAATCTTTACCTTCGATAGTTTTAAGGAGCTTTTTAAGTTTAAAAAGAAGAAAAAGAAAACACCTTTTATTCAAGACAATGAAATTCGGATTGAGGAATAA